The Kineothrix sp. IPX-CK genomic interval ATAACGCGCAGAAGCTTGATAGCATTGCGGGTGGTGGCCCGTCCATCCATAAGCCTGTAATTAAATTCTATATCATCTCCTTTTATTTCTTCTTCGAAATGATAATTGCTGTAGTCGTTCTCAAGCAGATGGGTCAGCTCTATGTCGTGAGTGGCTGCAAAGCAGATGACATTTTCCCTGGCTAGGCTCTTTAATATCTGCGCAGAAGCCGCAATACGCTCTACCGTATTCGTTCCCCGCAGCACCTCATCCACAAAGCAAAGCACTTTATTCCCATTAACGCAATGAGCCGAGGGCAAGTCCGCCTGCGCCTGGCGGCTGCCAGACGGCGCTGCCTGGTTCAATATGCGCTTCAAGGACTTTATCTCTACAATATAGTAGCTCTCCCCGCCGGACAAATCATCCCGAAGGGCCATAGAAGACATGATGCGGTAGGGGCTGCCGCTATAGCTGTCTGCCAGACAAGTATGTATCGTCTGGGCCAGAATAGCGTTCAGAGAGACCGTTTTTAAAAAGGTAGATTTACCCGACGCGTTGGAACCGGTAAGCAGGACTCCCCGCTTCGTAGATATACTGTTTTTTACCGGATTATCGATTAAGGGATGATACATATTCTCTATATACAGCCCCTCATAGTCGTTTAGTTCAGGCAGACAGTAAGCCTCTCCCAATGAGGTTCGATACGCCCCCACGGCAATAGTCGCCTCCATATAGCCGCTGATGGTAAGCATCCTGTCGATGGCGGTGATATTCTTCCTCACCTCCACCAGCATATTGTTGAATTTGATCAGGTCCAGATGAAAGGTCATGCGGACATAGTCTAACAGAACCTCTATAGGATTGCCGGACGCGCTCATTCTGGCGGAGGACATGATAATATAAGAGCCCGATTTGAACCTGCTCATTTTCTTCCGGCAAGCTTTCAGTTCTTCCATTTCCTCCTCAAAACCCTCGGAAGAAAGCCTTATGATATCATCTACGCTCCGAAGCAGCCTCAGTATGTAGCCGAAGCTGGTAATATACGGCTCGATTTCATTCTTGATCTTAAAATATGCGATGATGTTCCTGCAAATAAAGAATATAAGAAGCACCACTCCTGCCGGCACGGAGAAAAACATGATAAGAATAGAAAGCACGATTCCCAAGTCGCCCAAATAATGCTTCCAGTTACTTCTTGCTCCCAATAAATCCAAATAGTTCAGATAATCATAGATGGAATGTTTTCCTGTCCGTCCAAGCTTCGCAAAAAAGACTTGAAACTTTATTCTCTCCTCTTCGTGCTCCATA includes:
- a CDS encoding MutS-related protein, with the protein product MEYLIFALTVLAFIVLIMFKGLLDDRKRRADFIVWLRNNYGVLPKREEIKQEEFQRISCYFRRHEAEEFHVDDITWNDLNMDSVFKKMNYAYSAAGEEYLYYLLRTPAQDTDRIERMEKHIRFFMEHEEERIKFQVFFAKLGRTGKHSIYDYLNYLDLLGARSNWKHYLGDLGIVLSILIMFFSVPAGVVLLIFFICRNIIAYFKIKNEIEPYITSFGYILRLLRSVDDIIRLSSEGFEEEMEELKACRKKMSRFKSGSYIIMSSARMSASGNPIEVLLDYVRMTFHLDLIKFNNMLVEVRKNITAIDRMLTISGYMEATIAVGAYRTSLGEAYCLPELNDYEGLYIENMYHPLIDNPVKNSISTKRGVLLTGSNASGKSTFLKTVSLNAILAQTIHTCLADSYSGSPYRIMSSMALRDDLSGGESYYIVEIKSLKRILNQAAPSGSRQAQADLPSAHCVNGNKVLCFVDEVLRGTNTVERIAASAQILKSLARENVICFAATHDIELTHLLENDYSNYHFEEEIKGDDIEFNYRLMDGRATTRNAIKLLRVMGYDEEIIQNAENLAEEFIVKGVWKAHV